The following proteins come from a genomic window of Nostoc sp. ATCC 53789:
- the hrmK gene encoding hybrid histidine kinase/response regulator HrmK, with amino-acid sequence MQQYSSLPDQNSQIDATPKLLTTIQQLRAKLWLESSLNQLQSRLNHYLLSACNNVLQAEVAESEVLQAVVNEINSVMNSTNLALTDYAVGIAMFQPQENVATVCYVSRSPSQNSQPLFVDVLTAEKKLLLRLQEVIEFKDLQQLENQQPPSAWRLADDSGSIMGWLIIAAAPLSCDRESLIESKAQLRSQLMSRSANYCTTALVQLRHILSWQQQYQQLSNSNQELERTNQLKNQFLANTSHEIRTPLSSIIGFTHLLLAPGYEPTIERQREYLNIIQSSGKHLLALINDILDLSKIEANQLEVQWESVDVPLLCSNVLALVKEKAANKGLRLCLEIDPDITSLVADSLRLKQMLLNLLFNALKFTSKGSVGLQVVPKGGSVHFTVWDTGSGISQEDQTQLFEPYFQIAKAVAGGAEGTGLGLAVTRKLAQIHGGSVKVESEVDGGSRFTLLLPLKQEVGVGGDEEAGEAGGAGEAKYSLSHLPFTPNSSVDILLVENDLPNADLMQIYLQKLGYQVTWVKNAAEMWEALTQLDPAVILMDVYLADGNGLNLVRQLREHEQYQTIPVIVQTAMAMKGDRETCLAAGVNDYISKPIDLPLLASLVAKYSKPPI; translated from the coding sequence ATGCAGCAGTACTCAAGCTTACCAGACCAAAACTCACAGATAGATGCAACGCCAAAACTTTTGACAACAATTCAGCAACTTCGCGCCAAGTTGTGGCTGGAGAGCAGCTTGAACCAGTTGCAAAGTCGCCTAAATCATTATCTGCTTTCTGCTTGTAACAATGTCCTACAGGCAGAAGTCGCAGAATCAGAAGTTCTCCAAGCTGTGGTTAACGAGATTAACAGTGTAATGAACAGCACTAATCTGGCACTTACAGATTATGCCGTCGGCATTGCTATGTTTCAACCACAAGAAAATGTAGCCACAGTTTGCTATGTTTCTCGTTCTCCATCTCAAAACTCACAACCTTTATTTGTAGATGTGCTGACAGCAGAAAAAAAGCTGCTGTTGCGATTGCAAGAGGTTATAGAATTCAAAGATTTACAGCAACTTGAGAATCAACAGCCACCAAGCGCTTGGCGGTTAGCTGATGATTCTGGCAGCATTATGGGTTGGCTAATTATCGCCGCAGCGCCCCTAAGTTGCGATCGTGAGTCGCTCATAGAATCAAAAGCCCAACTCAGATCGCAATTGATGTCCAGGTCTGCCAACTACTGTACAACAGCTTTGGTACAACTGAGACACATCCTATCTTGGCAGCAACAATATCAACAGTTAAGTAACTCCAATCAAGAATTGGAGCGCACCAATCAGCTGAAAAACCAGTTTCTGGCAAACACCAGCCACGAAATTCGCACACCGCTTAGTTCTATTATTGGGTTTACCCATCTGCTTTTAGCTCCAGGGTACGAACCAACTATAGAACGTCAACGGGAGTATTTAAATATCATTCAGTCTAGCGGCAAGCATTTGCTAGCTCTGATTAATGATATTTTGGATCTTTCAAAAATTGAAGCAAACCAGCTAGAGGTGCAGTGGGAAAGTGTAGATGTACCACTGCTATGTAGCAATGTTTTGGCACTGGTGAAAGAGAAAGCCGCTAATAAGGGTTTAAGACTGTGCCTAGAAATTGACCCCGATATCACAAGCCTAGTAGCCGACTCTTTGCGACTCAAGCAAATGCTGTTGAATTTACTCTTCAATGCCTTAAAGTTCACCAGCAAAGGAAGTGTTGGCTTACAGGTTGTTCCCAAAGGTGGATCTGTACATTTTACAGTTTGGGATACTGGCAGTGGCATCTCTCAAGAAGACCAGACTCAATTATTTGAACCCTATTTCCAAATTGCTAAGGCTGTCGCTGGTGGTGCTGAGGGGACTGGTTTGGGTTTAGCAGTGACTCGCAAACTCGCCCAAATTCATGGTGGTTCTGTGAAAGTGGAGTCTGAAGTAGATGGCGGCTCCCGTTTTACCCTTTTACTTCCCCTTAAGCAAGAGGTGGGAGTGGGGGGAGATGAGGAAGCAGGGGAGGCAGGGGGAGCAGGGGAGGCAAAGTACTCCTTATCTCATTTGCCTTTCACCCCTAATTCTTCTGTAGATATTTTGCTGGTAGAAAATGACTTACCCAACGCTGATTTGATGCAAATTTATCTACAGAAATTAGGATATCAGGTGACTTGGGTTAAGAATGCTGCTGAGATGTGGGAAGCTCTAACACAGCTAGATCCAGCAGTGATTTTAATGGATGTTTATCTGGCAGATGGAAATGGTCTTAACTTGGTACGACAACTGCGAGAACATGAGCAATATCAGACGATTCCGGTAATTGTTCAAACAGCAATGGCGATGAAAGGCGATCGCGAAACCTGTCTAGCAGCTGGAGTAAATGACTATATTTCTAAACCAATTGATTTACCACTTTTAGCTAGTCTGGTAGCCAAGTATAGCAAACCGCCAATATGA
- a CDS encoding branched-chain amino acid ABC transporter permease codes for MDTQFAQLIVNGIAVGSIIALAAVGLTLTYGILRLSNFAHGDFLTLGAYLTWLINSIGVNIWLSMILAAAGTVAAMLLSEKLLWSKMRSIRATSTTLIIISIGLALFLRNGIIFIWGGKNQNYNLPVTTALDIFGLKVPQNQLLVLGLAILAIFALHYLLQNTKIGKAMRAVADDLDLARVSGINVDRVIFWTWLIAGTLTSLGGSMYGLITAVRPNMGWFLILPLFASVILGGIGNPYGAIAAAFIIGIVQEISTPWLGSQYKQGVALLIMILVLLIRPKGLFKGTI; via the coding sequence ATGGATACACAATTCGCCCAACTAATCGTCAATGGGATTGCGGTAGGGAGCATTATTGCTCTAGCCGCAGTCGGACTGACTCTTACTTATGGAATTTTACGGTTATCTAACTTTGCTCATGGTGACTTTTTAACTTTAGGAGCCTATCTCACCTGGCTAATCAATAGTATTGGAGTTAATATTTGGCTGTCAATGATCCTGGCGGCGGCGGGAACAGTAGCAGCAATGCTGTTATCGGAAAAGTTATTGTGGTCAAAGATGCGCTCTATCCGTGCTACTTCCACTACGCTGATTATTATTTCTATCGGGCTTGCCTTATTTCTTCGCAATGGGATTATTTTTATCTGGGGTGGCAAGAACCAAAACTATAATTTACCTGTCACCACAGCTTTAGATATTTTTGGTTTAAAAGTACCGCAAAATCAATTATTGGTATTGGGGTTAGCGATACTAGCAATTTTCGCGCTGCATTACCTGCTGCAAAATACCAAAATTGGTAAAGCGATGCGAGCAGTTGCTGACGATCTGGACTTAGCCAGGGTTTCAGGTATTAATGTTGACCGAGTAATTTTCTGGACTTGGCTAATTGCTGGCACTCTTACGTCATTGGGAGGCAGTATGTATGGGTTGATTACAGCCGTGCGTCCTAATATGGGGTGGTTCTTAATTTTACCGTTATTTGCCTCAGTGATTCTTGGGGGGATTGGCAACCCTTATGGTGCGATCGCAGCAGCTTTTATCATTGGCATTGTCCAAGAAATTAGCACCCCCTGGCTGGGTTCACAGTATAAACAGGGTGTAGCACTATTAATCATGATTTTGGTGCTGCTCATTCGTCCCAAAGGTTTATTCAAAGGAACGATTTGA
- a CDS encoding photosystem I protein PsaX: MTAKTTKNPANSAVADSGAKPPYAYRTGWAIFLLAINFLVAAYYFHIIE; this comes from the coding sequence ATGACTGCTAAAACAACGAAGAATCCTGCAAATTCCGCAGTTGCCGACAGTGGAGCAAAACCTCCCTACGCCTATCGCACAGGCTGGGCAATATTCTTGCTAGCTATCAATTTCTTGGTAGCGGCGTACTATTTCCACATTATTGAGTAG
- the lipA gene encoding lipoyl synthase, with translation MISSQQAELKSEIAAMPSWLRRPIGKASEISTVQRIIKQRQIHTICEEGRCPNRGECYAQKTATFLLMGPTCTRSCAFCQVDKGHAPMPLDLEEPQKVAQAVQLLGLRYVVLTSVARDDLPDQGAGHFVETIATIRQLNPETQIEVLTPDFWGGAGVGESGQRQRIAMIVEAKPACFNHNIETVRRLTGPVRRGAKYDRSLLVLAMVKEIDSTIPTKSGLMLGHGETLDEVVEAMADLRAVGCDRLTIGQYMRPTLEHLPVQKYWTPEEFAQLGRLAWEMGFNHVRSGPLVRSSYHAGEE, from the coding sequence ATGATTTCGTCACAACAAGCCGAACTAAAGTCTGAAATTGCGGCAATGCCTAGCTGGTTACGTCGCCCTATCGGTAAAGCCAGTGAAATCTCTACCGTACAACGCATTATTAAGCAGCGCCAAATCCACACAATTTGCGAAGAAGGCCGCTGTCCCAACCGGGGAGAGTGCTATGCCCAAAAAACTGCAACTTTCTTGCTAATGGGGCCTACTTGCACACGCTCTTGTGCTTTTTGTCAAGTAGATAAAGGTCATGCACCGATGCCTCTTGATTTAGAGGAACCCCAAAAGGTTGCACAGGCAGTACAGCTTTTAGGATTGCGTTATGTAGTGCTGACTTCTGTCGCCCGTGATGACTTGCCCGACCAGGGCGCAGGTCACTTTGTAGAGACGATCGCTACTATCCGTCAGTTAAACCCAGAGACTCAAATTGAAGTGCTGACCCCAGATTTTTGGGGCGGTGCAGGTGTTGGAGAATCAGGTCAACGCCAACGCATAGCGATGATTGTAGAAGCCAAACCAGCTTGTTTCAATCACAATATCGAGACAGTGCGGCGGTTAACTGGACCAGTGCGCCGGGGAGCCAAATACGATCGCTCGCTTTTGGTACTTGCTATGGTTAAAGAAATCGATTCGACAATTCCTACCAAATCAGGTTTGATGCTGGGACATGGCGAAACACTTGATGAAGTTGTCGAAGCAATGGCTGATTTAAGGGCTGTGGGGTGCGATCGCTTGACTATTGGGCAGTATATGCGTCCAACTCTTGAACATCTCCCAGTCCAAAAATATTGGACTCCAGAGGAATTCGCTCAACTTGGCAGATTAGCATGGGAAATGGGATTCAACCATGTCCGTTCTGGGCCTCTGGTTCGCAGTTCCTATCATGCTGGAGAGGAGTGA
- a CDS encoding response regulator yields MASNKILVIDDTTVVRVKVREMLPPGNFEVLEAKDGLEGLNFILQEKLSLIMLDFLLPKMSGWEVFQKVQADPELRKIPLVIMSGRKEEVTEKITEPFEYFEFLGKPFDQKQLINAIKLAMTKAKLPRPELVAVGAGVAVKNSTVATSSVATATVAAPSVANTATVATPTVANSAMPTAASNATPTAKGVSEAEINALNEKIVKMQAEIDGLKKQLTQVVTFIKQKIK; encoded by the coding sequence GTGGCAAGCAACAAGATTTTAGTTATCGATGACACTACAGTTGTCAGGGTAAAAGTACGAGAAATGTTGCCTCCGGGCAATTTTGAGGTACTGGAAGCAAAAGACGGTTTAGAAGGACTAAATTTCATTCTTCAGGAAAAACTCAGCCTGATTATGCTGGATTTTCTGTTGCCTAAAATGAGTGGCTGGGAGGTTTTCCAGAAAGTTCAAGCCGATCCGGAATTAAGGAAAATTCCTTTGGTGATCATGTCTGGTCGCAAGGAAGAAGTAACCGAGAAAATCACAGAACCCTTTGAATACTTTGAATTTCTGGGTAAGCCTTTCGATCAGAAGCAACTAATTAACGCAATTAAGTTAGCTATGACTAAGGCGAAACTGCCGCGCCCAGAATTAGTAGCAGTCGGAGCAGGGGTTGCTGTTAAAAATAGCACAGTTGCAACTTCTAGTGTTGCAACTGCTACGGTAGCAGCCCCTAGCGTCGCAAATACTGCTACGGTAGCAACTCCTACTGTTGCCAATAGTGCGATGCCTACGGCGGCAAGCAACGCAACCCCTACTGCCAAAGGAGTCTCTGAGGCAGAAATTAATGCGTTGAACGAGAAAATTGTCAAAATGCAAGCTGAAATCGATGGCTTGAAGAAACAGCTAACTCAAGTTGTTACCTTTATTAAACAAAAAATAAAGTAG
- a CDS encoding ATP-binding sensor histidine kinase has protein sequence MLVVLDTLYAFPGYHITEQIYSGSKTLVYRGIREQDQKPVVLKLMRNEYPTFAEIAQFRNQYIITKNLDIPGILKTYSLESYRNSYILVMEDFGGISLQDWRIENKEKKENCLSLNEFFNIAIKIASTLEGLHRDRIIHKDIKPANILINPTTDEVKIIDFSIATLLPREIQFLTNPNILEGTLAYISPEQTGRMNRGIDYRTDFYSLGITFFQLLTGQLPFTTKDPMELVYSHIAKQPLKASRINSKIPAILSEMIGKLMAKNAEDRYQSALGLKHDLEVCQKQWQETGNIAPFEVGMRDISDRFVIPEKLYGRQGEVETLLAAFKRVTEGATEMILVAGFSGIGKTAVVNEVHKPIVRQRSYFIKGKFDQFQRDIPLSGLVQAFRDLIGQLLSETDAQIQQWKVKILRELGTQTQVIIDVIPELEQIVGKQPPVTELSGSAAQNRFNLLFQKFIQIFTTKEHPLVIFLDDLQWADTASLKIIQLLMCESISSSLARNAEDTHENQGGLLLIGSYRDNEVFKVDPLYLTLQEIEKAGAAINTITLAPLNQGDLNHFIADTLHCAEVVAVPLTQMVFAKTKGNPFFSVQFLKSLHDDGLIVLNFDVGHWQYDVSKIKELALTDDVVEFIALQIEKLPIYTQKVLKLAACIGNQFELNSLAIVNEKSVVDTASDLWQALLEGLILPQTENYNIFAKENTNQEFIVHGIESIEFSSSNLQLPKYKFVHDRVQQAAYSLIPEEQKKPIHLKIGLLLLNNISVAEQEEKIFELVNQLNIAVEFISPQTKRDELAQMNLTAGRKALASTAYPAALKYLTTGIQLLTGDSWDTKHHLTLALYETATEAAYLAGNFEQMEQLAEVVLLRETLLEKVKVYEVKIQAYGAQNQALEAVNTALTFLKFLGVEFPEHPSQSDVQLAMAELTLNLNGRPIEDLINLPEMIETQALAIMRIISTAISVTYAVAPELFPLIVLKQIELSLKYGNAPLSAFGYSNYGLILSGLVGDIESSYQFGKLAATLVDKFNAKEVKAKIMLVFYTSIWHWKQHTRLILKPLLEAYSAGIEIGDLEYTAYYLNAYSYSSYFIGKELSGLECEIATYSHIIRQINQKTIFNWINIHRQSVLNLLGNVENPCHLIGEAYDEVKMLPLYLDANDVMGVFYLYVSKLHLCYLFHEYPSALENATLAEKYLLGGIGQQVTPIFYLYDSLARLAVYADVSDSEQKCILNKVQANQQKMEHWAYHAPMNYLHKYYLVEAEQYRIGGQYLEAMEFYDRAILLAKEHEYINEEAIAQELTAKFYLEWGKHKIAQTYLTDAYYSYVRWGALAKVDDLAKRYPQLLASIFQQEKVSIKSSEENTSFNNTSISSLSTLSNHQTVIGSKTSISDSLDLAAFIKASQALSGEIELERLLSTLMEVVMENAGASKCALILSEGDNLALTVTAVCSSSNFEQTYTEFPSTSLESSYDVPITLINYVKRSREIFVIDDARAVSFLASDNYIISEEPKSLLSIPLLNQGKLIGIIYLENNLTTGAFTRDRVEVLKLLTTQAAICLENAILYKNLAQAKESLEEYNHNLEEKVQERTQELNDKNNCLQETLQELQRTQIQLIQSEKMSSLGQMVAGIAHEINNPINFIHGNINHAGEYVQDLLDLLVVYQQEYPHSSPLVKEKHEEIDIDFLAEDLPKILDSMKMGSSRIRNIVLGLRNFSRLDESEMKPVDVHEGIDNSLMILQHRLKENSNFPEIEVIKEYGKLPEVICYPGQLNQVFMNILSNAIDALEESFIIGHPSLINGKEQITKNINASVTSDMVRQIHIFTELTDSNTAIIRIADNGSGMTKAVQQKIFDPFFTTKPVGNGTGLGLSISYQIIVDKHKGSLTCDSTPGEGSEFVIEIPMQQSDIYTK, from the coding sequence ATGTTAGTAGTATTAGATACATTATATGCGTTTCCTGGCTATCACATCACCGAGCAAATATACTCAGGTAGTAAAACTCTAGTTTATCGGGGCATTAGAGAACAAGACCAAAAACCAGTCGTTCTCAAATTAATGCGGAATGAATATCCTACGTTCGCGGAAATCGCCCAGTTCCGCAATCAGTATATCATCACCAAAAACCTCGATATTCCTGGCATACTCAAAACCTATAGCCTAGAAAGCTACCGTAACAGCTACATCTTAGTGATGGAAGATTTTGGTGGCATTTCCCTGCAAGACTGGCGAATAGAGAACAAGGAAAAGAAGGAAAACTGTCTTTCTCTCAATGAGTTTTTCAACATTGCGATTAAAATTGCTTCTACCCTTGAGGGACTACATCGCGATCGCATCATTCACAAAGACATCAAGCCTGCCAATATCCTAATAAACCCTACCACCGATGAAGTAAAAATCATCGACTTTAGCATTGCCACCCTCCTACCAAGAGAAATTCAATTTCTCACGAATCCCAACATCTTAGAAGGTACTCTGGCTTACATTTCTCCAGAACAAACTGGAAGGATGAACCGGGGTATCGACTACCGGACTGATTTTTATTCCCTTGGTATTACCTTCTTTCAACTCCTCACTGGACAGTTACCCTTCACGACTAAAGATCCGATGGAGTTAGTTTACTCTCATATCGCTAAACAACCGCTAAAAGCCAGCCGAATTAATTCTAAGATTCCGGCAATTTTGTCTGAAATGATCGGTAAACTAATGGCGAAAAATGCCGAAGATCGCTATCAGAGTGCTTTGGGGTTAAAGCATGACTTGGAGGTGTGCCAAAAGCAGTGGCAAGAAACAGGAAATATTGCACCCTTTGAAGTAGGCATGAGGGACATCTCAGACCGTTTCGTAATCCCTGAAAAACTCTATGGTCGCCAAGGTGAAGTTGAAACCCTACTCGCTGCTTTTAAGCGTGTAACAGAAGGGGCAACAGAAATGATATTAGTCGCGGGTTTCTCTGGTATTGGCAAAACTGCTGTGGTCAATGAAGTCCACAAACCGATTGTGCGACAGCGTAGTTACTTCATCAAAGGAAAGTTTGACCAGTTTCAACGTGACATTCCCTTATCAGGATTGGTACAAGCTTTTAGAGATTTAATCGGGCAACTACTTTCAGAAACTGATGCCCAAATTCAACAATGGAAAGTCAAAATTCTGCGGGAATTGGGTACACAAACTCAGGTAATTATCGATGTAATCCCTGAACTCGAACAAATTGTTGGTAAGCAACCTCCGGTTACAGAACTCTCTGGCAGTGCTGCCCAAAATCGTTTCAATTTATTGTTTCAAAAATTCATTCAAATCTTCACAACTAAAGAACATCCCCTAGTTATCTTTCTTGATGACTTGCAATGGGCAGATACAGCATCTTTAAAAATAATTCAGTTACTAATGTGTGAAAGTATTTCATCTTCTTTGGCAAGGAATGCAGAAGACACACATGAGAATCAGGGAGGTTTGTTGTTAATTGGTTCTTATCGAGACAATGAAGTTTTCAAAGTAGACCCGCTTTATTTGACACTACAGGAAATTGAAAAAGCCGGAGCAGCTATTAATACAATCACCTTAGCGCCTTTAAATCAGGGTGATTTAAATCATTTCATTGCTGATACTCTGCATTGCGCTGAAGTAGTCGCAGTCCCTCTTACCCAGATGGTATTTGCCAAAACGAAAGGCAACCCATTTTTTTCAGTCCAATTCCTCAAGTCTTTACATGATGATGGGCTAATTGTATTAAACTTTGATGTTGGTCATTGGCAGTATGATGTTTCAAAAATCAAAGAATTGGCTCTCACAGATGATGTAGTAGAATTTATTGCCCTACAAATAGAGAAATTGCCAATATATACCCAAAAGGTTTTGAAACTAGCTGCCTGTATTGGTAATCAATTTGAATTAAATAGTCTAGCGATCGTCAACGAAAAATCTGTAGTAGATACAGCATCAGATTTGTGGCAAGCATTACTTGAGGGACTAATCTTACCACAGACTGAAAATTACAACATCTTTGCGAAAGAAAATACTAATCAAGAATTCATTGTTCATGGAATAGAATCCATAGAATTTTCTAGTTCTAATTTACAGCTACCTAAATATAAATTCGTACATGATCGGGTGCAGCAAGCAGCTTATTCTTTGATTCCTGAAGAACAAAAAAAGCCAATTCACTTAAAAATTGGACTACTGTTATTGAACAATATTTCTGTTGCAGAACAGGAAGAAAAGATTTTTGAGCTTGTCAATCAGTTAAATATCGCAGTGGAATTCATCTCTCCTCAAACAAAACGAGATGAACTAGCCCAGATGAATCTAACTGCTGGACGTAAAGCTTTAGCATCAACAGCTTATCCTGCTGCCCTTAAGTATTTAACTACTGGTATCCAACTGCTCACAGGTGATAGTTGGGATACTAAACATCATCTTACCCTAGCTTTATATGAGACTGCGACAGAGGCAGCATATCTAGCTGGCAACTTTGAACAGATGGAACAATTAGCAGAAGTGGTATTGCTCCGTGAAACACTACTAGAAAAAGTAAAAGTTTATGAAGTCAAAATTCAGGCTTATGGGGCACAGAACCAAGCACTAGAGGCTGTAAATACTGCCCTAACCTTTTTGAAATTTTTGGGAGTGGAGTTTCCTGAACATCCAAGTCAGTCTGATGTTCAGTTAGCAATGGCAGAATTAACATTAAATCTAAATGGTAGGCCCATTGAGGACTTAATTAATCTACCGGAAATGATAGAAACTCAGGCTCTAGCAATAATGCGTATAATATCTACTGCAATCTCTGTCACTTATGCAGTTGCACCTGAATTGTTTCCGCTCATTGTTCTGAAACAAATCGAATTATCGCTCAAATATGGGAATGCACCCTTATCTGCCTTTGGTTATAGTAATTACGGCTTAATACTGAGTGGTTTAGTAGGAGATATTGAGTCTAGCTATCAATTTGGGAAACTGGCTGCAACTTTGGTGGATAAGTTCAATGCTAAAGAAGTTAAAGCTAAGATAATGCTTGTATTTTATACAAGCATCTGGCATTGGAAGCAACACACTAGACTAATATTAAAACCTTTATTGGAGGCTTACTCTGCTGGAATAGAAATAGGAGATTTAGAATATACAGCCTATTATCTTAATGCTTATTCCTACTCTTCATATTTCATTGGTAAAGAACTCTCAGGGCTAGAATGTGAGATTGCAACTTACAGCCATATCATCAGACAGATTAACCAAAAAACAATCTTTAACTGGATTAATATCCACAGACAGTCTGTCTTAAATTTACTAGGAAATGTAGAAAATCCCTGTCATTTAATTGGTGAAGCTTATGACGAAGTAAAAATGCTACCGCTTTACCTTGATGCCAATGATGTCATGGGAGTTTTCTATTTATATGTAAGTAAACTACATCTCTGTTACTTATTTCATGAATATCCTTCGGCTTTGGAAAATGCTACTTTAGCAGAAAAATATTTACTGGGTGGAATCGGACAGCAAGTGACTCCTATTTTCTACTTGTATGATTCATTAGCACGACTAGCTGTATACGCTGATGTATCAGATTCTGAGCAAAAGTGTATTCTGAATAAAGTTCAAGCGAATCAGCAAAAAATGGAGCATTGGGCGTATCATGCTCCGATGAATTATTTACACAAATATTATCTTGTAGAGGCTGAACAGTATCGGATTGGTGGTCAATATCTTGAAGCAATGGAATTCTACGATCGCGCTATTCTCCTTGCCAAAGAACATGAGTATATTAATGAAGAAGCCATCGCTCAAGAACTTACCGCCAAATTTTATTTAGAATGGGGTAAACATAAGATAGCCCAAACCTATCTAACAGATGCTTATTATAGCTACGTTCGCTGGGGAGCATTAGCCAAAGTTGATGATTTGGCAAAACGCTATCCTCAATTACTGGCTTCTATATTTCAGCAAGAAAAAGTAAGTATCAAGTCTAGTGAGGAAAACACCTCTTTCAATAACACATCTATATCATCTCTATCTACTCTGAGTAATCATCAAACTGTTATTGGCTCGAAGACAAGTATTTCTGACTCTTTGGATTTAGCCGCATTCATTAAAGCATCTCAAGCACTCTCTGGGGAAATCGAGCTTGAGCGACTACTTTCTACGTTGATGGAAGTTGTGATGGAGAATGCAGGAGCTTCTAAATGCGCTTTAATTTTGAGCGAAGGTGATAACTTAGCATTAACTGTCACGGCGGTTTGTTCAAGTTCTAACTTTGAGCAAACCTACACTGAGTTTCCATCAACTTCGCTTGAGTCAAGCTACGATGTTCCCATTACTCTGATTAACTACGTTAAACGCTCTAGAGAAATATTTGTTATAGATGATGCAAGGGCTGTTTCTTTTCTAGCAAGTGATAATTACATTATTAGCGAAGAGCCTAAGAGTTTGTTGTCTATACCTCTTCTAAATCAAGGTAAATTGATTGGGATTATTTATCTGGAAAATAATCTGACAACAGGAGCATTTACACGCGATCGCGTAGAAGTACTCAAACTCCTCACCACTCAAGCAGCAATATGCTTAGAGAATGCTATCCTCTACAAAAATTTGGCCCAAGCAAAAGAAAGCTTGGAGGAATACAACCATAACTTAGAAGAAAAAGTCCAGGAAAGAACGCAGGAACTCAACGACAAAAATAACTGTTTACAAGAGACTCTACAGGAATTACAGCGTACCCAAATTCAATTGATTCAAAGTGAAAAAATGTCTTCTCTAGGACAAATGGTTGCTGGTATTGCTCATGAAATAAATAACCCTATTAACTTTATTCATGGCAATATTAATCATGCGGGTGAGTATGTCCAAGACTTGCTTGATTTGCTAGTTGTTTATCAGCAGGAATATCCCCATTCTTCACCTTTAGTTAAGGAAAAACATGAGGAGATTGATATAGATTTCCTAGCAGAAGACTTGCCAAAAATTTTAGATTCAATGAAAATGGGGAGTTCGCGTATCCGAAATATTGTTTTGGGCTTACGCAACTTTTCTCGTCTAGATGAATCTGAGATGAAGCCTGTAGATGTTCATGAGGGAATAGACAACAGCTTAATGATTTTGCAACACCGACTTAAAGAAAATAGCAATTTTCCTGAAATTGAAGTCATTAAAGAATACGGAAAATTACCAGAAGTTATTTGTTATCCTGGTCAACTCAATCAGGTATTTATGAATATTCTTAGTAATGCAATTGATGCTTTAGAAGAGTCATTTATCATTGGTCATCCATCATTGATAAATGGTAAAGAACAAATAACAAAGAACATAAACGCATCAGTGACTTCTGATATGGTAAGACAAATTCACATCTTTACTGAGCTAACAGATTCTAATACGGCGATAATTCGGATTGCCGATAACGGTTCTGGTATGACAAAAGCGGTGCAGCAGAAAATTTTTGACCCATTTTTTACAACCAAGCCAGTAGGAAATGGTACGGGTTTGGGGTTGTCGATTAGTTATCAGATTATTGTGGACAAACACAAGGGTAGTTTAACCTGTGATTCTACGCCAGGAGAGGGAAGTGAGTTCGTGATTGAGATCCCTATGCAACAGTCAGATATCTATACTAAGTAG